A region of Helicoverpa zea isolate HzStark_Cry1AcR chromosome 16, ilHelZeax1.1, whole genome shotgun sequence DNA encodes the following proteins:
- the LOC124637284 gene encoding cationic amino acid transporter 3 isoform X1 has product MMGCGRIFNALRRCKQLEDGDTSTQLDRCLGLLDLTALGVGSTLGLGVYVLAGAVAKTVAGPAVCISFLVAAIASAFAGLCYAEFAARVPKAGSAYVYSYVSVGEFIAFTIGWNLILEYVIGTASVAKGMALYIDSLCNNSMARAMTEAAPINVSFMADYPDFFAFALVMLITVLLGIGVSESTKLNNVFTALNLITVIIVVIAGAVKSDPANWRIAIEDVPEEYKSQAGAGGFAPWGVAGIMAGAAKCFFGFVGFDCVATTGEEAKNPKRDIPLSIVLSLVVIFVSYFSIATVLTMMLPYYLQDADAPFPHVFTEANLPVIKWIVTIGAIFALCTSLLGAMFPLPRVLYAMGSDGVLFRPLAIINKRTQTPVIATILSGLLAAIMAALFNLNQLIDMMSIGTLLAYTIVATSVLILRYEEETTIQLHATKPAPETPFSVFKQLFNLLGLKYPTQLSYTIAKCTIFIFFVVALVTCSLLRWERAAGALGALGAVLLVLLLVLYRQPRNNVEQLSFTVPLVPLVPYLSVCMNVYLMVQLDYQTWVRFIIWLVIGYMIYFFYGIRNSSLREKSEPATNGMIEEKRQVVTTKF; this is encoded by the exons atg ATGGGCTGCGGTCGAATATTCAACGCTCTACGGCGCTGCAAGCAGCTAGAAGACGGAGACACATCAACACAGCTAGACAGATGCCTAGGCCTCCTAGACCTGACGGCGCTAGGCGTAGGCAGCACGCTAGGGCTGGGAGTTTATGTCCTAGCGGGGGCGGTGGCCAAGACTGTGGCGGGACCAGCTGTGTGTATTAGCTTTCTGGTCGCTGCTATCGCTTCGGCTTTTGCtg GCCTCTGCTACGCTGAATTCGCAGCCCGCGTGCCCAAAGCCGGGTCAGCATACGTCTACAGCTACGTGAGCGTCGGCGAGTTCATCGCCTTCACCATCGGCTGGAACCTCATCTTGGAGTACGTCATCGGCACAGCCAGCGTGGCCAAAGGCATGGCCTTGTATATCGACAGCCTGTGTAACAACTCCATGGCGAGAGCTATGACTGAGGCTGCTCCTATCAATGTGTCTTTTATGGCGGATTACCCTGATTTCTTCGCGTTTGCACTTGTGATGTTGATTACTG TACTCCTGGGTATAGGCGTGAGTGAGTCCACAAAGCTGAACAACGTATTCACGGCGCTGAACCTCATCACTGTCATCATTGTAGTCATCGCTGGAGCTGTCAAGA GTGACCCAGCAAACTGGAGGATAGCAATTGAAGACGTGCCAGAAGAGTACAAAAGCCAGGCTGGCGCTGGTGGCTTTGCCCCCTGGGGCGTCGCCGGCATCATGGCAGGAGCAGCCAAGTGTTTCTTCGGCTTCGTAGGGTTTGACTGCGTGGCCACCACGGGAGAGGAGGCTAAGAACCCAAAGAGAGATATACCCCTGTCCATAGTCTTGTCTCTGGTGGTGATCTTTGTGTCGTACTTTAGTATTGCTACGGTACTGACTATGATGCTGCCTTATTATTTGCAG GACGCAGACGCGCCGTTCCCCCACGTGTTCACAGAAGCCAACCTACCCGTGATCAAGTGGATAGTCACCATCGGCGCCATCTTCGCGCTCTGCACCAGTCTGCTGGGCGCCATGTTCCCTCTACCCAGGGTGTTATACGCCATGGGCAGTGATGGTGTGCTGTTCAGACCGTTAGCCATAATTAACAAGAGGACCCAGACTCCTGTTATTGCGACGATCTTGAGTGGGTTGCTTGCTG caATAATGGCGGCATTGTTCAACTTGAACCAGCTGATCGACATGATGTCTATCGGAACTCTTCTCGCGTACACCATCGTTGCTACCAGTGTGCTGATTCTCAG ATACGAAGAAGAAACAACAATACAACTTCACGCGACAAAGCCAGCACCCGAGACTCCGTTTAGCGTGTTCAAGCAGCTCTTCAACCTGCTGGGGCTCAAGTACCCCACGCAACTGTCGTACACCATCGCCAAGTGCACCATCttcatatttt TCGTGGTGGCGCTGGTGACGTGCTCGCTGCTGCGCTGGGAGCGCGCGGCGGGGGCGCTGGGCGCGCTGGGCGCGGTGCTGCTGGTGCTGCTGCTCGTGCTCTACCGGCAGCCCAGGAATAATGTGGAGCAGCTGTCGTTCACG GTGCCGCTGGTACCCCTGGTGCCGTACCTGAGCGTGTGCATGAACGTGTACCTGATGGTGCAGCTCGACTACCAGACCTGGGTGCGGTTCATCATATGGCTCGTTATTG GCTACATGATCTACTTCTTCTACGGCATCAGGAACAGCTCTCTCCGGGAAAAGAGTGAGCCTGCCACAAACGGCATGATCGAAGAGAAGAGACAAGTGGTCACCACCAAGTTCTAA
- the LOC124637284 gene encoding cationic amino acid transporter 3 isoform X2 has protein sequence MGCGRIFNALRRCKQLEDGDTSTQLDRCLGLLDLTALGVGSTLGLGVYVLAGAVAKTVAGPAVCISFLVAAIASAFAGLCYAEFAARVPKAGSAYVYSYVSVGEFIAFTIGWNLILEYVIGTASVAKGMALYIDSLCNNSMARAMTEAAPINVSFMADYPDFFAFALVMLITVLLGIGVSESTKLNNVFTALNLITVIIVVIAGAVKSDPANWRIAIEDVPEEYKSQAGAGGFAPWGVAGIMAGAAKCFFGFVGFDCVATTGEEAKNPKRDIPLSIVLSLVVIFVSYFSIATVLTMMLPYYLQDADAPFPHVFTEANLPVIKWIVTIGAIFALCTSLLGAMFPLPRVLYAMGSDGVLFRPLAIINKRTQTPVIATILSGLLAAIMAALFNLNQLIDMMSIGTLLAYTIVATSVLILRYEEETTIQLHATKPAPETPFSVFKQLFNLLGLKYPTQLSYTIAKCTIFIFFVVALVTCSLLRWERAAGALGALGAVLLVLLLVLYRQPRNNVEQLSFTVPLVPLVPYLSVCMNVYLMVQLDYQTWVRFIIWLVIGYMIYFFYGIRNSSLREKSEPATNGMIEEKRQVVTTKF, from the exons ATGGGCTGCGGTCGAATATTCAACGCTCTACGGCGCTGCAAGCAGCTAGAAGACGGAGACACATCAACACAGCTAGACAGATGCCTAGGCCTCCTAGACCTGACGGCGCTAGGCGTAGGCAGCACGCTAGGGCTGGGAGTTTATGTCCTAGCGGGGGCGGTGGCCAAGACTGTGGCGGGACCAGCTGTGTGTATTAGCTTTCTGGTCGCTGCTATCGCTTCGGCTTTTGCtg GCCTCTGCTACGCTGAATTCGCAGCCCGCGTGCCCAAAGCCGGGTCAGCATACGTCTACAGCTACGTGAGCGTCGGCGAGTTCATCGCCTTCACCATCGGCTGGAACCTCATCTTGGAGTACGTCATCGGCACAGCCAGCGTGGCCAAAGGCATGGCCTTGTATATCGACAGCCTGTGTAACAACTCCATGGCGAGAGCTATGACTGAGGCTGCTCCTATCAATGTGTCTTTTATGGCGGATTACCCTGATTTCTTCGCGTTTGCACTTGTGATGTTGATTACTG TACTCCTGGGTATAGGCGTGAGTGAGTCCACAAAGCTGAACAACGTATTCACGGCGCTGAACCTCATCACTGTCATCATTGTAGTCATCGCTGGAGCTGTCAAGA GTGACCCAGCAAACTGGAGGATAGCAATTGAAGACGTGCCAGAAGAGTACAAAAGCCAGGCTGGCGCTGGTGGCTTTGCCCCCTGGGGCGTCGCCGGCATCATGGCAGGAGCAGCCAAGTGTTTCTTCGGCTTCGTAGGGTTTGACTGCGTGGCCACCACGGGAGAGGAGGCTAAGAACCCAAAGAGAGATATACCCCTGTCCATAGTCTTGTCTCTGGTGGTGATCTTTGTGTCGTACTTTAGTATTGCTACGGTACTGACTATGATGCTGCCTTATTATTTGCAG GACGCAGACGCGCCGTTCCCCCACGTGTTCACAGAAGCCAACCTACCCGTGATCAAGTGGATAGTCACCATCGGCGCCATCTTCGCGCTCTGCACCAGTCTGCTGGGCGCCATGTTCCCTCTACCCAGGGTGTTATACGCCATGGGCAGTGATGGTGTGCTGTTCAGACCGTTAGCCATAATTAACAAGAGGACCCAGACTCCTGTTATTGCGACGATCTTGAGTGGGTTGCTTGCTG caATAATGGCGGCATTGTTCAACTTGAACCAGCTGATCGACATGATGTCTATCGGAACTCTTCTCGCGTACACCATCGTTGCTACCAGTGTGCTGATTCTCAG ATACGAAGAAGAAACAACAATACAACTTCACGCGACAAAGCCAGCACCCGAGACTCCGTTTAGCGTGTTCAAGCAGCTCTTCAACCTGCTGGGGCTCAAGTACCCCACGCAACTGTCGTACACCATCGCCAAGTGCACCATCttcatatttt TCGTGGTGGCGCTGGTGACGTGCTCGCTGCTGCGCTGGGAGCGCGCGGCGGGGGCGCTGGGCGCGCTGGGCGCGGTGCTGCTGGTGCTGCTGCTCGTGCTCTACCGGCAGCCCAGGAATAATGTGGAGCAGCTGTCGTTCACG GTGCCGCTGGTACCCCTGGTGCCGTACCTGAGCGTGTGCATGAACGTGTACCTGATGGTGCAGCTCGACTACCAGACCTGGGTGCGGTTCATCATATGGCTCGTTATTG GCTACATGATCTACTTCTTCTACGGCATCAGGAACAGCTCTCTCCGGGAAAAGAGTGAGCCTGCCACAAACGGCATGATCGAAGAGAAGAGACAAGTGGTCACCACCAAGTTCTAA
- the LOC124637285 gene encoding lipase 1-like, producing the protein MHRIFLGLFFIAQVLSQTRNLEWPEDAILTFGGLAMKYVQRVEEFEVLTPDGYYLKLFHIPGDRRKPVLLIHGALDSSDSFIMRGNTSLAVALARDNYDVWAMNYKGNRYARTHVTLDADADKEFWNFSLHEIGTIDIPTTIDFVLNRTGQRKLSVIAFSEGTTASYVMGATRPEYNDKIKLHIFLAPVCFLQNTKPLMSYIIQLAPILNIALEAITGNEIGGYNSTSKALINQFCMKEDRYKVCLDALFSVTGANAKEIEMEFFPVLLGHFPAGSSRKNLYHLAQIGESKKFQNYDYGLAQNMRKYKRPTPPEYDLSQVTMSIALIVANNDKISTIKDTELLRQRLPNVVDYIKMQDNAFNHIDYVWGRSTHKMMFPHIFRLLNKYNY; encoded by the coding sequence ATGCATCGGATATTTTTGGGACTCTTTTTTATCGCGCAAGTTCTAAGCCAAACGAGAAATTTAGAATGGCCTGAAGACGCCATATTGACTTTCGGCGGGCTAGCCATGAAGTATGTGCAAAGAGTCGAGGAATTTGAAGTGTTAACACCAGATGGCTACTACCTCAAACTGTTCCACATACCAGGAGACAGGAGAAAACCCGTGCTGCTCATACACGGTGCCTTAGATTCCTCAGACAGCTTCATAATGAGAGGGAATACATCGCTCGCAGTCGCTCTAGCCAGGGACAACTACGATGTTTGGGCCATGAACTACAAAGGCAACAGATATGCCAGAACACATGTCACGTTGGACGCCGACGCAGACAAAGAGTTCTGGAACTTCAGTCTCCACGAAATAGGGACAATTGACATCCCAACCACCATAGACTTCGTATTGAACAGAACAGGGCAAAGAAAGTTAAGCGTCATCGCATTTTCAGAAGGGACAACCGCTTCTTACGTTATGGGAGCGACTCGACCGGAGTACAACGATAAAATAAAGCTTCATATATTTTTGGCACCAGTATGTTTTCTACAAAACACTAAGCCTCTTATGTCTTATATTATACAGTTGGCGCCTATTTTGAACATTGCACTAGAGGCGATCACTGGTAATGAAATCGGTGGTTACAATTCAACGTCCAAAGCTTTGATTAACCAATTCTGTATGAAAGAAGATCGCTATAAGGTATGTTTAGACGCCTTGTTTTCAGTCACGGGCGCAAACGCCAAGGAGATTGAAATGGAGTTCTTTCCTGTGTTACTGGGACACTTTCCCGCTGGCAGTTCAAGGAAGAATCTGTACCATCTAGCGCAGATAGGCGAGTCGAAGAAGTTTCAAAACTACGATTACGGATTGGCGCAAAATATGAGGAAGTATAAGAGACCAACTCCGCCGGAGTACGACTTGAGTCAAGTGACAATGAGTATCGCGTTGATAGTggcgaataatgataaaatatcgACCATCAAAGACACTGAACTGTTGAGACAGCGGTTACCGAATGTCGTGGACTACATCAAGATGCAAGATAATGCATTCAACCACATAGATTACGTTTGGGGTAGGAGTACACACAAAATGATGTTCCCACATATATTTCGGCTTTTGAATAAGTATAATTACTGA